A stretch of Solea senegalensis isolate Sse05_10M linkage group LG10, IFAPA_SoseM_1, whole genome shotgun sequence DNA encodes these proteins:
- the szl gene encoding sizzled, whose translation MAAFITVVLLAALHPLMAFDMGQSTRCVAIPNQMGVCKDVGYSEMRLPNFLGHSNLEGEVVPRSEDWKPLLQTGCHPQAQAFLCSLIAPVCLDTFIQPCRSLCVAVRDSCAPVLACQGHPWPEALNCERFPAEEDMCLSPHAKFSHFAKDLPKPACQNCPSVEEAPSMKRVLDSFCHHDFAVTAKLHRRRLSNALPEFEVEGRVEFIRQGPLLPYDTQHLLQQWLLINLQCANVLVRPGRSQLYVLTGSVQTDGTLALTRLFPWHKKDANIAVATRKWKHHKC comes from the exons ATGGCTGCATTCATCACTGTGGTTCTTCTGGCTGCGCTGCATCCATTGATGGCATTTGACATGGGGCAGTCGACTCGCTGTGTCGCCATACCCAACCAGATGGGGGTATGCAAAGATGTAGGATACTCAGAGATGCGCCTGCCCAACTTCTTGGGCCATAGCAACTTGGAGGGTGAGGTAGTGCCACGTTCAGAAGACTGGAAGCCCTTGTTGCAGACGGGCTGCCATCCCCAAGCCCAGGCCTTCCTGTGCTCCCTTATTGCTCCAGTCTGTCTTGACAC TTTTATCCAGCCCTGTCGTAGTCTCTGTGTGGCAGTGAGAGACAGCTGTGCCCCGGTACTCGCATGCCAGGGTCACCCATGGCCTGAGGCTCTTAACTGTGAGCGTTTCCCTGCTGAAGAGGACATGTGCCTTTCTCCTCATGCAAAATTTAGTCACTTTGCCAAAG ATCTACCCAAACCTGCTTGTCAAAACTGTCCATCAGTTGAAGAAGCTCCCTCAATGAAGAGAGTTCTGGATTCCTTTTGTCACCATGACTTTG CTGTTACTGCCAAACTTCATCGTCGTCGTCTGTCTAATGCATTGCCGGAGTTTGAGGTGGAGGGCAGGGTGGAGTTTATCCGCCAGGGACCTCTGTTGCCCTATGACACCCAGCACCTACTCCAGCAGTGGCTCCTCATTAACCTTCAGTGTGCTAATGTCCTTGTCCGCCCGGGACGGTCACAGCTGTATGTGCTGACTGGTTCTGTGCAGACTGACGGAACTCTTGCTCTCACGCGTCTCTTCCCGTGGCACAAAAAAGACGCAAACATTGCAGTGGCCACTCGCAAGTGGAAACACCACAAGTGTTGA
- the mov10l1 gene encoding RNA helicase Mov10l1 → MLSTVRLLLSKLVSPLWRTVEMDENGILGGELGMEDIRHMRGSVVSQICLDYGMIDDTVYFNIAEVLGGVLLKEGDIVNCTAVRDHNQGGWKALRVEKCTEAWDDGGGTSLEADSLRLRPLIGTVTSFDGDGGNINKTTYFSRYSLSEGYEPMKGDWVQAKYFINPTEWTTQAHSVAPLRYCRLDRVCVTSVFGSSGVVDDSVFFCLDSLLLPANYQPLTGHQVNLVMVESSQSIYSWRALCMAPCLKSVHSIPAILTETELQTILENKGELEVSDYGKQFGELIIGETRELVFWIQNKGSVTHRLKYCDFAGWDSEEQFSLVPLQGSTSQRRKRPLSANCSGSEKRAFDAEVDKKIGAEVLKETIDCPDVRRQERELDISPGERVSVAVACQGKSLGICAELLLLHFSSFTIGRCLEVTVGSEEATLLQPSVPYSPTDARPLPTTPTQVITVSVPKDTPRFTKRRLPQFLPNFPVPQALKDCVERQSDVLVVQPCLGELLSPSNMRARFSALLWLEELHSERELREFTITGALLRKGAAYLHLEVNGLTEGRPSVNIGDRIVLKKARSDGVVMEFVSYVTEINDEDVSLKVNSDFQRNYLGEPLDIEFSFNRITMRRCHNALDQTKVFGNILFPAVVTLQAPQWTGKWIEDQDQNKSVDSETPLPDNKKKMSTISINMKSKATQTKDGRLPLKPIPSKGNFFNPDLNPAQKEAVKMMLAGECRPIPYILFGPPGTGKTITLIEAILQVYHFLPSSRVLVCTPSNSAADLICVRLHDSGFLDAASLARINASCRPDESIPDVLKLYSKAGEDIRQASFHRIVVSTCSSAGMFHNIGLQVGHFTHVFLDEAGQATEPESLIPISLVSERNGQIVLAGDPRQLGPVVKSKLATAFGLGVSMLERLMSNPLYTRQDWGYNPKLVTKLIYNYRSHEALLTLPSKLFYQGELCCKAPRTVVNSLCQWKNLPKKGLPLLFHGVRGTEMREGNNPSWFNPVEAVQVMLYCCQLAKKLYNPVDASDIGIIAPYKKQSEKIRVLLGKVGLSDIKVGSVEEFQGQEFLVIIMSTVRSNESVQSDDLQSSLGFLANPKRFNVAVTRPKALLLIVGNPHVLIRDVCFRALLQYCYINGAYLGCDPPPSLRDTQIVAKE, encoded by the exons ATGCTGTCTACTGTGCGGCTCTTGCTGTCTAAGCTGGTGTCTCCATTGTGGAGAACTGTAGAGATGGATGAAAATGGCATTTTGGGCGGTGAACTCG GTATGGAAGACATTCGTCACATGCGTGGCAGTGTGGTGAGCCAGATCTGTTTGGACTATGGCATGATAGATGATACAGTATACTTTAACATCGCGGAGGTACTCGGCGGGGTGCTACTGAAAGAAGGGGATATTGTGAACTGCACAGCAGTAAGAGATCATAACCAAGGCGGGTGGAAAGCTTTAAGG GTGGAAAAGTGTACAGAAGCCtgggatgatggaggaggaacTTCCTTAGAAGCTGACAGTTTGCGGCTGCGGCCTCTCATTGGCACAGTCACATCATTCGATGGAGATGGCGGCAACATAAACAAGACCACATACTTCTCACGCTACAGTCTTTCCGAAG GGTATGAGCCAATGAAAGGAGACTGGGTCCAAGCAAAATATTTTATCAATCCAACTGAGTGGACTACACAGGCGCATTCTGTGGCTCCTTTACGCTATTGCCGCCTAGACAGG GTGTGTGTAACCAGTGTGTTTGGTAGCAGTGGCGTGGTGGACGacagtgtatttttttgcttggattctctgctgctgcctgcaaACTATCAGCCTTTGACAGGGCACCAGGTGAACCTGGTGATGGTGGAGAGCAGTCAGTCCATCTACAGCTGGAGGGCCCTGTGCATGGCACCCTGTCTCAAGAG TGTGCATTCGATTCCTGCAATCCTTACAGAGACTGAACTCCAAACCATCTTGGAAAACAAGGGAGAGCTGGAAGTGTCAGATTATGGAAAACAGTTTGGGGAACTAATCATTGGAGAGACACGAGAACTGGTGTTTTGGATACA AAATAAAGGTTCAGTGACCCACAGGTTGAAATACTGTGACTTTGCTGGCTGGGACTCAGAAGAACAGTTCAGCCTAGTTCCCCTTCAAGGCTCCACATCTCAGAGACGGAAGCGTCCTTTGTCGGCAAATTGCTCTGGGTCTGAAAAACGAGCCTTTGATGCAGAGGTCGATAAAAAAATTGGTGCTGAAGTGCTGAAGGAGACTATTGACTGCCCTGATGTACGGAGGCAGGAAAGGGAGCTGGATATTTCACCAGGAGAGAGGGTGTCTGTTGCAGTAGCCTGTCAAGGAAA GAGCCTGGGAATCTGTGCCGAGCTGCTATTACTGCACTTCTCCTCTTTCACCATTGGGCGGTGCTTGGAGGTCACAGTTGGCAGTGAGGAGGCAACCCTGCTACAGCCCTCTGTGCCCTACTCTCCCACTGATGCTCGTCCACTCCCAACTACACCGACTCAAGTGATCACTGTCTCTGTTCCAAAGGACACACCGAG ATTTACTAAGCGGCGGTTGCCACAGTTCCTACCGAACTTCCCAGTGCCACAGGCTCTAAAAGACTGtgtggagagacagagtgaTGTGCTGGTGGTTCAGCCTTGTCTTGGAGAG TTGCTGTCACCGTCCAACATGCGTGCACGCTTCTCAGCCCTTCTCTGGCTGGAAGAGCTGCATTCAGAGAGGGAGCTGAGGGAATTCACAATCACTGGAGCTCTTCTCAGGAAGGGAGCTGCCTACCTGCACTTAGAGGTCAATGGGTTGACTGAAGGTAGACCCAGTGTCAATATag GTGACAGAATAGTCTTGAAGAAAGCACGGAGTGACGGTGTTGTAATGGAGTTTGTTAGTTATGTCACAGAG ATCAATGACGAGGATGTAAGCTTGAAAGTGAACTCTGACTTTCAGAGAAACTACCTCGGAGAGCCACTTGATATTGAGTTCTCTTTCAATAG GATCACCATGAGGAGGTGTCATAATGCACTTGACCAGACAAAAGTGTTTGGAAACA TTCTCTTCCCAGCTGTTGTGACTCTTCAGGCTCCTCAATGGACAGGAAAATGGATAGAAGACCAAGACCAAAACAAATCAGTAGACAGTgag ACTCCACTCCcggataataaaaaaaagatgtcgACCATTTCCATCAACATGAAGTCAAAGGCTACACAGACTAAag ATGGTAGACTGCCACTGAAACCAATTCCCAGCAAAGGAAACTTCTTTAACCCTGACCTGAACCCTGCTCAGAAAGAGGCAGTGAAGATGATGCTGGCTGGAGAGTGTCGGCCCATTCCTTATATACTGTTTGGTCCTCCAGGCACTGGGAAGACAATCACCCTCATAGAGGCTATACTACAG GTGTACCACTTTCTACCCAGCAGCCGTGTACTCGTTTGTACTCCTTCCAACAGTGCTGCTGACCTCATCTGTGTCCGCCTTCATGACAGTGGCTTCCTGGATGCTGCTAGTTTGGCCCGCATCAATGCATCGTGTAGGCCGGATGAG TCCATCCCAGATGTGCTCAAACTTTACTCAAAGGCAGGAGAGGACATTCGTCAGGCTTCTTTTCACAGGATTGTGGTCAGCACCTGCTCCAGCGCTGGAATGTTCCACAATATTGGACTACA AGTGGGACATTTTACCCATGTGTTCTTGGATGAGGCCGGCCAAGCCACTGAGCCAGAGTCACTCATCCCCATAAGCCTTGTATCAGAGCGCAATGGACAG ATTGTGTTGGCCGGAGACCCCCGTCAGTTGGGTCCAGTTGTGAAGTCCAAGCTGGCCACTGCCTTTGGCCTTGGGGTGTCTATGTTAGAGAGGCTCATGTCCAACCCACTGTACACCAGACAAGACTGGGGTTACAATCCTAAACTG GTGACGAAGCTGATCTACAACTACCGTTCTCATGAGGCTTTGCTCACGCTGCCTTCCAAGCTTTTTTACCAGGGGGAATTGTGTTGTAAAGCTCCTAGGACTGTAGTTAACTCTCTCTGCCAGTGGAAAAACCTGCCCAAAAAAGGcctccctcttctctttcaCGGTGTCAGG GGAACAGAAATGAGAGAGGGTAACAACCCATCATGGTTCAACCCTGTGGAGGCTGTACAGGTCATGCTCTACTGCTGCCAACTGGCCAAGAAGCTCTACAACCCTGTGGATGCCTCTGACATTGGCATCATTGCCCCCTACAAGAAACAA AGTGAGAAGATTCGAGTGCTCCTGGGGAAAGTCGGCCTGTCTGACATCAAAGTGGGATCGGTGGAAGAGTTCCAAGGACAGGAGTTCCTGGTCATCATCATGTCTACA GTGCGCTCTAATGAGTCAGTACAGAGTGATGATTTGCAGAGTTCACTTGGTTTTCTGGCCAACCCCAAACGCTTCAACGTGGCAGTCACTCGTCCTAAAGCGCTGCTCTTAATTGTTGGAAATCCCCATGTTCTCATTCGG GATGTGTGTTTCCGGGCTCTGCTGCAGTACTGTTACATCAATGGGGCATATCTGGGCTGtgacccccctccctcccttagAGATACTCAGAT AGTTGCAAAGGAGTAA
- the dbx2 gene encoding homeobox protein DBX2 yields MNRMVSVQSCTRRNMPGSPPALTGFGSSGKSFLIDNLLQASSAKSHAAHLKLAVYEHPRRTWGLEHGAYHSQAQSSQQMKDLGGLLLPHSGVLSSVFLRSPQYLLACCGGSSPPPVFSKGANLRMWSADGSPKVRRGILRRAVFSEEQRKELERTFRRQKYISKTDRNKLAADLRLKESQVKIWFQNRRMKWRNCKEKEVHNTRSPMDELMAQGLGEEEEQPSQNHADPKTRRAPPHKSAIDT; encoded by the exons ATGAACAGGATGGTCTCCGTACAGAGCTGCACCAGGAGGAATATGCCTGGTTCTCCTCCTGCTTTAACGGGTTTCGGGAGTTCGGGAAAGAGTTTTCTCATTGACAATCTGCTGCAGGCGTCCTCGGCCAAGTCTCATGCAGCCCACCTGAAACTGGCAGTTTATGAACATCCAAGAAGAACCTGGGGCCTTGAGCATGGAGCCTACCACAGCCAGGCCCAGAGTTCCCAGCAGATGAAAGACTTGGGAGGACTCCTTCTGCCACACTCAG GTGTGCTCAGCAGTGTTTTCCTACGGAGCCCACAGTATCTGCTGGCGTGCTGCGGTGGGTCCAGCCCCCCTCCTGTTTTCTCCA AGGGAGCAAATCTTCGGATGTGGTCTGCGGATGGAAGCCCTAAAGTTCGCAGAGGGATCCTCAGGAGGGCCGTGTTCTCAGAGGAACAACGTAAAGAGCTGGAGAGAACTTTTCGGAGACAAAAATACATCAGCAAGACAGACCGGAACAAACTGGCAGCTGATCTCAGACTCAAAGAGTCACAG GTGAAGATCTGGTTCCAGAACCGCCGAATGAAGTGGAGAAACTGTAAAGAGAAGGAGGTTCATAACACCCGTTCCCCGATGGATGAGCTCATGGCTCAGGGTCTcggagaagaggaggaacaaCCATCACAGAATCACGCAGATCCAAAAACACGAAGAGCACCGCCACATAAGAGTGCCATTGACACATGA
- the LOC122776328 gene encoding prolactin-like, translating into MTKAWFAVLTLLYLDLSMRVGTAPVCAYGQAGCHVPALADLFDRVIQQSSRMHGVSSDLHSESDQYFLPSRNLIGKRKCHTYGIRTPDDKENAQRLGPEQLIEVILSLLGAWDDPLSQFYRSISQDQNQDFNHYSSNKAMEISDMVHDLRDGVAKMADKMKLSGVLGNAANYISPESSVSFYKRGELNSVDHHDLLLCFHRDADKIKNYLRVLKCTTLPGLDC; encoded by the exons ATGACAAAAG cTTGGTTTGCTGTTCTTACACTGCTGTACCTGGACCTTTCCATGAGGGTTGGCACTGCCCCAGTCTGTGCTTATGGACAGGCTGGCTGCCATGTCCCTGCCCTGGCAGATCTCTTCGACAGGGTCATACAGCAGTCTTCAAGAATGCATGGCGTCTCCAGTGATCTGCACTCTGAATCT GACCAATATTTCCTTCCTAGCCGAAACCTTATTGGAAAACGGAAATGCCACACATATGGAATACGAACACCGGACGACAAAGAGAATGCCCAAAGACTAGGA CCAGAACAACTGATAGAGGTGATCCTGAGCCTGCTGGGGGCTTGGGACGACCCCCTGTCGCAGTTCTACCGAAGCATTTCCCAGGACCAGAATCAAGACTTTAACCACTACAGCTCCAACAAGGCGATGGAAATAAGTGATATGGTGCATGATTTGAGGGATGGAGTGGCAAAAATGGCTGACAAG ATGAAGCTGTCGGGCGTGCTGGGAAATGCTGCAAATTACATCTCACCTGAGAGTTCTGTTTCCTTCTATAAGAGAGGAGAACTCAACTCAGTGGACCATCATGACCTGCTCTTGTGCTTCCACAGAGACGCAGACAAAATCAAAAATTATCTCCGTGTCCTGAAATGCACGACCCTTCCTGGATTGGACTGTTAA